One segment of Thermovenabulum gondwanense DNA contains the following:
- a CDS encoding ABC transporter ATP-binding protein has protein sequence MKIVKVEGLTKRFGDIIALDNVNLEIEEGEIYGLLGPNGAGKTTAINIICGLLNVDKGRVYVFEKEIRQAADYIKRNIGIVPQDIAIYGDLSAYENVRFFASLYGLKGKELKESVEMALEFVGLIDKAKEMPNRFSGGMKRRLNVACAIAHKPKLIIMDEPTVGIDPQSRNHILESVKKLNKMGSTIIYTSHYMEEVEAICTKISIMDHGKIIAEGTKEELISMVTDTNTTFITVGSVVGIDEEKLKEITGVKAVEINENVVKIISSRDVCNLDKIIQYFTSKDIPIKNIKSEIPDLETVFLTLTGRKLRD, from the coding sequence ATGAAAATCGTTAAAGTAGAAGGGCTAACAAAAAGGTTTGGAGACATTATAGCACTTGACAATGTAAACCTTGAAATAGAAGAAGGGGAAATCTACGGACTTTTAGGACCAAACGGTGCAGGAAAAACTACAGCTATAAATATTATCTGCGGTCTTTTGAACGTTGATAAAGGAAGGGTATATGTATTTGAAAAGGAAATAAGACAGGCCGCTGATTATATAAAAAGAAACATAGGAATCGTTCCGCAAGACATTGCAATATACGGGGATTTATCGGCTTATGAAAATGTCCGTTTTTTTGCAAGTTTATACGGATTAAAAGGCAAGGAACTTAAAGAAAGTGTTGAAATGGCGTTGGAATTTGTAGGTCTTATAGATAAAGCTAAGGAAATGCCAAACAGATTTTCGGGAGGTATGAAAAGAAGGCTAAATGTGGCTTGTGCCATCGCCCATAAGCCAAAATTAATAATAATGGATGAGCCGACCGTAGGAATCGACCCGCAATCCAGGAATCACATCCTCGAATCCGTAAAAAAATTAAATAAAATGGGAAGTACAATAATTTACACAAGCCACTATATGGAAGAAGTTGAAGCTATTTGCACGAAAATATCTATAATGGACCATGGAAAAATTATAGCAGAAGGGACAAAAGAGGAACTTATATCTATGGTTACCGATACTAATACAACCTTTATAACAGTAGGTAGTGTTGTAGGTATAGACGAGGAAAAATTAAAAGAAATAACCGGTGTAAAAGCCGTTGAGATAAACGAAAATGTGGTTAAAATAATAAGTTCTCGGGATGTCTGCAATCTCGACAAAATAATACAGTATTTTACATCAAAGGATATTCCTATTAAAAATATAAAAAGCGAAATACCCGATTTAGAGACAGTTTTTCTCACGCTTACAGGTAGAAAGTTAAGAGATTAG
- a CDS encoding ABC transporter permease encodes MRILSIMTKEFKENFANKQVMLLMILFPIVIIAILGFAFSNNFNTNFKFQDIKVIFTDKSGNEGVSLSFKKFIEEGRKIGIEFKEVEKIDEGINNIKNGKYSAYILLNSEGIVLYKNERNDLEANIIENMVSVFVDRYKTIDAIARVNPLGLKNITNIERDFTKIVSLDRKKALTSFDYYSVTMLTLIILYGSIGGVFAIDDERTRKTGMRILASPTKKHEILTGKLLGTAFSVFIQSVIIFAFSKYIYGAYWGHDIITVFLLLICEILFSVSIGIGLGFIIKNGRAAQGLVNAIIPFIAFLGGSYFPISSMNSKLLIKLSNASPITWINTAIFNVILNNDYKYVLTAVLVNLIPALFFIILSAYLFKKEAF; translated from the coding sequence ATGAGAATCTTAAGTATCATGACTAAAGAGTTTAAAGAGAATTTTGCCAATAAGCAGGTAATGCTCTTAATGATTTTATTCCCAATAGTGATAATTGCCATTTTAGGTTTTGCTTTTTCAAACAACTTTAATACCAATTTCAAGTTTCAGGATATAAAAGTGATTTTTACTGATAAAAGCGGTAATGAAGGTGTGTCTCTGAGTTTTAAAAAATTTATAGAAGAGGGAAGGAAAATCGGGATTGAGTTTAAAGAAGTCGAAAAAATTGACGAAGGCATAAATAATATAAAAAATGGAAAATACTCGGCTTATATTCTTTTAAATAGCGAAGGCATTGTTTTATATAAAAACGAAAGAAATGACCTTGAAGCAAACATAATAGAAAACATGGTTAGCGTCTTTGTGGATAGATATAAAACCATAGATGCAATTGCCAGGGTCAATCCTTTGGGTTTAAAAAATATAACAAATATTGAAAGGGATTTCACTAAAATTGTTTCTCTTGATAGAAAAAAGGCTCTGACCTCCTTTGATTATTATTCTGTAACAATGCTTACTTTAATAATACTTTATGGCTCTATTGGTGGAGTATTTGCAATAGATGATGAGAGGACGAGAAAAACAGGAATGAGAATTTTAGCAAGCCCAACTAAAAAGCACGAGATATTGACAGGAAAACTTTTAGGCACCGCTTTTTCAGTATTTATACAATCCGTTATAATTTTTGCATTCAGTAAATATATCTACGGGGCTTATTGGGGTCACGATATTATTACAGTTTTTTTACTTTTAATATGTGAAATACTGTTTTCAGTAAGTATAGGCATTGGATTGGGATTTATCATAAAAAACGGAAGAGCAGCTCAAGGTTTAGTAAACGCAATAATACCATTTATTGCATTTTTAGGTGGTTCTTATTTTCCCATAAGCAGCATGAACAGTAAACTGCTTATAAAGCTTTCAAATGCTTCTCCAATTACCTGGATAAATACTGCAATATTTAACGTAATATTAAACAATGATTACAAATATGTATTAACCGCTGTTTTAGTAAACTTAATACCTGCTTTATTTTTTATTATTTTGTCTGCTTATTTATTTAAAAAGGAGGCTTTTTAA
- a CDS encoding ABC transporter permease → MGNLALLINNTLKLFIRKKSNVLLMLMTIAVSLIFLFLGFADNSQLKIGIVNKDNSEISKDLIKSLQKTDKFKIIFLDEKEINDKVSRGNVDSAVNIPYGFGEGLIKNDIEKIEIISIKSEDVTILLKNYLNQEIANLSGLAFASKGNIETFKKMYEVYKNYPFNLKTELVKDETKSILATRRSLGFFIMFLMVNTTSIANLILQEKRDKTFYRVLASPVKPKTYLLSNFLLNVFVALLQIVIILLLLALLLGLNFNSSLFEIFLVLISFAIVSISLSMMIISFSPSTNYASNLTTLIVTPTCMIGGVFWPVNMMPKLLQKLSDFMPQKWAIDAIDKLQTGSGFGDIYINIATLLAFAGVFMLIAIYKINRSEKMSDFV, encoded by the coding sequence ATGGGTAATTTAGCTTTGCTTATTAATAATACATTGAAATTATTTATAAGGAAAAAAAGCAATGTCCTTTTAATGTTAATGACTATAGCAGTGTCTTTAATATTTTTATTTCTCGGTTTTGCAGATAATTCGCAGTTAAAGATAGGAATTGTCAATAAAGATAACAGTGAAATATCAAAAGATTTAATAAAATCACTTCAAAAAACAGATAAATTTAAAATTATTTTTCTTGATGAAAAAGAGATAAATGACAAAGTCTCAAGGGGAAATGTGGACAGCGCCGTAAATATCCCCTACGGTTTCGGAGAAGGTTTAATTAAAAATGATATAGAAAAAATTGAAATTATTTCGATAAAAAGCGAAGATGTCACAATACTTTTAAAAAATTATTTAAATCAAGAAATAGCAAACCTTTCAGGTTTAGCTTTTGCCTCAAAAGGTAATATAGAAACTTTTAAAAAAATGTATGAAGTATACAAAAACTACCCCTTTAATTTAAAAACAGAACTTGTAAAAGATGAAACCAAAAGCATTCTTGCAACCAGGAGAAGCCTTGGTTTTTTCATAATGTTTTTAATGGTCAACACAACAAGTATAGCAAATCTGATATTACAGGAAAAAAGAGATAAAACCTTTTATAGAGTTCTTGCATCCCCTGTTAAACCTAAAACTTATTTGTTGAGTAATTTTTTATTAAACGTTTTTGTGGCCCTTTTGCAAATAGTAATTATTTTATTGCTTTTGGCATTGCTTTTAGGGTTAAATTTTAATAGTTCACTTTTTGAAATATTTTTAGTACTAATCTCTTTTGCAATTGTATCTATTAGCCTTAGTATGATGATAATTTCTTTCTCTCCATCTACAAATTATGCAAGTAATCTCACCACATTAATTGTAACTCCAACATGCATGATTGGCGGCGTTTTTTGGCCGGTAAATATGATGCCCAAACTGCTCCAGAAATTGTCAGATTTTATGCCGCAAAAATGGGCAATTGATGCTATAGATAAACTTCAAACCGGAAGTGGATTTGGTGATATATATATAAATATAGCGACGCTTTTAGCTTTTGCAGGGGTATTTATGCTCATTGCTATATATAAAATAAATAGAAGCGAAAAAATGAGTGATTTTGTATAA
- a CDS encoding sensor histidine kinase: MSQKIHDNLGHVISGSLMQLEAAKILIDENSEHAKKLIQNTIDVLRDGYGSIRIALNTMKPTTGQMGINRIKLMVDEFSANSNIDVSFIYSGPIDKITYFNWNVIFENIKEALTNVLKHSKATKVMVSINVLNKFIKTEVKDNGIGAPVIKKDLGLAGIEERSESIGGKVIIDGSNGFSVIVLLPLEGEKNGY, encoded by the coding sequence ATTTCTCAGAAAATACATGACAATTTAGGCCATGTTATATCAGGGAGTTTGATGCAGTTAGAAGCTGCAAAAATCTTAATAGATGAGAATAGCGAACATGCTAAAAAATTAATACAAAATACCATTGATGTTTTAAGAGATGGGTATGGGAGCATAAGAATTGCTTTAAATACCATGAAACCGACGACAGGACAAATGGGAATAAATAGAATAAAGCTTATGGTAGATGAATTTAGCGCAAATTCCAATATAGATGTAAGTTTTATTTACAGCGGTCCTATTGATAAAATTACGTATTTTAATTGGAATGTTATTTTTGAAAATATAAAAGAGGCTTTGACAAATGTATTAAAACATTCAAAAGCAACAAAAGTGATGGTAAGCATAAATGTGCTCAATAAGTTCATTAAAACAGAAGTAAAAGATAATGGTATAGGAGCTCCTGTAATTAAAAAAGATCTTGGATTGGCGGGGATTGAGGAAAGAAGCGAAAGCATAGGTGGAAAAGTTATAATAGACGGGTCAAACGGTTTTTCCGTAATAGTATTGTTGCCATTAGAAGGTGAAAAAAATGGTTATTAA
- a CDS encoding response regulator transcription factor — protein sequence MVIKLLIADDDPLIRESLKIIFSMDDDFEVVFCAEDGLKAVEYAAQNPVDVALLDVRMPVLNGVEATKEICSKSDIKILILTTFDDDEYIFDAIKYGAKGYLLKNNPPDKIKNAIKMVYEGNSVLQDVVFEKIKEGLQVKKQKDKTNEIDLSIFSKREREIIELISMGLSNKEIAERLFISEGTVKNYITSILDKTGFKHRIQIALLFLKIKGTNRW from the coding sequence ATGGTTATTAAACTTTTGATAGCAGATGATGACCCTTTAATAAGAGAAAGTCTTAAAATAATTTTCAGTATGGATGATGATTTTGAAGTTGTGTTCTGCGCAGAAGATGGGTTAAAGGCAGTTGAATACGCAGCCCAAAATCCTGTAGATGTAGCTTTATTAGATGTAAGAATGCCAGTATTAAATGGTGTTGAAGCAACTAAGGAAATATGCAGTAAATCGGATATAAAAATATTAATTCTCACGACCTTCGATGACGATGAATACATATTTGACGCAATAAAATATGGAGCAAAAGGGTATCTACTTAAAAATAATCCGCCTGATAAAATAAAAAATGCAATAAAAATGGTATATGAAGGTAACTCTGTTTTGCAGGATGTGGTATTTGAGAAAATAAAAGAGGGACTTCAAGTAAAGAAGCAAAAAGATAAAACCAATGAAATTGACTTATCTATTTTTTCAAAAAGAGAAAGAGAGATAATTGAGCTTATTTCTATGGGTTTATCGAATAAAGAAATTGCAGAAAGATTATTTATTTCCGAAGGTACGGTTAAAAATTATATCACATCTATTTTGGATAAAACAGGTTTTAAGCACAGGATTCAAATTGCTTTACTTTTCTTAAAAATCAAGGGAACTAATCGGTGGTGA
- a CDS encoding ECF transporter S component, protein MKFETKSLIRTALLLALTLIVQSFKMPQLITGSLVNAMLIIAAGTVGMYSGISIGLLTPVIAFFVGILKFPPMIPFIMIGNALYAWIFSSQKNIIFGISLASVVKYLWFLISVKYILKSLSIKVPALVVQTFTLPQLFTAFLGGIIGSTIILLLKKIKD, encoded by the coding sequence ATGAAATTTGAAACAAAATCTTTAATAAGAACTGCCCTTTTACTGGCTTTAACCTTAATCGTTCAATCTTTTAAAATGCCCCAACTAATAACGGGTTCCCTTGTAAATGCAATGTTAATAATCGCCGCAGGCACAGTTGGAATGTATTCTGGAATTTCTATTGGTCTTTTGACTCCTGTAATTGCTTTTTTTGTGGGTATTTTAAAATTTCCACCTATGATTCCTTTTATTATGATAGGCAATGCTCTCTATGCATGGATTTTTTCCTCTCAAAAAAATATAATATTTGGAATATCATTGGCATCAGTAGTTAAATACTTATGGTTTTTAATTTCAGTAAAATATATTCTTAAAAGTCTAAGCATTAAAGTGCCTGCTCTGGTGGTTCAAACCTTTACTTTACCGCAACTTTTTACAGCTTTTCTTGGCGGAATAATTGGAAGTACAATAATTTTACTGCTGAAGAAAATAAAAGATTAA